AGTTCAAGAGCTTGAAAAAATTCATATCGCCTACGAGCCTGTCTGGGCAATCGGCACAGGAAAAACTGCAACTCCTGAGATTGCCGATGCGGCACATCTGATCTGCAGAAATTTTTTAAAAGAGAAGTGCGGCGCGCTCGTAGCCGAAAAGATCGCAATTCTCTACGGAGGCTCTGTTAAGCCTGAGAGCGCAAATGCTCTGCTTAGCATGCCCAATATAGACGGAGCACTTGTCGGCGGCGCAGCCCTCGACCCCTCCGTTTTTGCACAAATTATTAACTCGGGACAAACTGTATGACATTTATCTACTACACCGCTCTTTTTCTATTCGTTGCGCTCTCTGCGCTGCTCTGCCTTGTAATTCTTGTGCAGGAGAGCAAGAGCTTAGGTCTTGGCGCTTCTTTTGGCGGAGATCCTGGAGACTCTCTCTTCGGAACATCAACCGCAGCTGTGCTCAAGAAGTTTACCGCTTATCTCGCTTGTATCTTCGTGATAGGTTGCATCACTCTCTCTCTTTGGACATCTGCTCTCGGTAGAAGCAGCGTGCAGGCAGCTCCTGCTACGATTGAAGAGGTTCAAGAGTAGTAGCCATGCGTCTCCCTCTTATCTACTACGGCAATCCACTTCTACGCGTTCGCTCCGAGCCTATCGAGGAGATCACTCCTGAGATTCGCCAGCTTGCAATGGATATGATTGAAACAGCCGATCTATCGCACGGCATCGGACTTTCTGCAGTGCAGATCGGACGCCCAATACGGCTGTTTGTCTGCAGAAGCTACATCGTGACTCCAGAAGGCCAGTGGAACATGACTGCTCCGCAGGTCTACATCAATCCAAAGCTCTCAAAGCATAGCGAAGAGCAGGTTGAAGATGATGA
Above is a genomic segment from Chlamydiales bacterium containing:
- the secG gene encoding preprotein translocase subunit SecG, encoding MTFIYYTALFLFVALSALLCLVILVQESKSLGLGASFGGDPGDSLFGTSTAAVLKKFTAYLACIFVIGCITLSLWTSALGRSSVQAAPATIEEVQE
- the def gene encoding peptide deformylase, with protein sequence MRLPLIYYGNPLLRVRSEPIEEITPEIRQLAMDMIETADLSHGIGLSAVQIGRPIRLFVCRSYIVTPEGQWNMTAPQVYINPKLSKHSEEQVEDDEGCLSIPKLRGKVFRPERLTIEALDINGQTFVEELEGYNARIRMHENDHLNGVLYIDRMEPASRKKLEPLLREIKKKYN